A part of Capsicum annuum cultivar UCD-10X-F1 chromosome 6, UCD10Xv1.1, whole genome shotgun sequence genomic DNA contains:
- the LOC107874515 gene encoding ycf54-like protein, whose product MSSSTSLNLGSFCTSLVNFPTHCPHKSSSFLLHGAQFSPPSPNNNNNNSSTVFKHCSWKLTRPTKRAVAAVDSSDPAEKQETERKKYYFLVANAKFMLDEEEHFQEQMFERRRLYGERNKEPDFWLVIEPKFLDKFPNITKRLKRPAVALVSTNGPWITFMKLRLDRVLQESYEADSLEEALASTPVNLEFEKPETWTAPYPKYEYGWWESFLPPGSQTSKV is encoded by the exons ATGTCATCTTCAACATCTCTAAATCTTGGTTCATTTTGCACTTCCTTAGTGAATTTTCCAACTCATTGTCCTCATAaatcttcttctttccttttacaTGGTGCTCAATTTTCACCACCATCacccaacaacaataacaacaatagcagCACTGTTTTTAAGCATTGTAGCTGGAAATTAACTAGACCTACTAAGAGAGCTGTTGCTGCTGTTGACTCCTCTGATCCTGCTGAAAAG CAAGAGACTGAAAGGAAGAAGTACTATTTCCTTGTTGCGAATGCCAAATTTATGCTGGACGAAGAGGAGCATTTCCAGGAGCAAATGTTTGAACGTCGTCGTCTCTATGGAGAGCGCAACAAAGAACCGGATTTCTGGCTTGTAATTGAGCCCAAGTTCTTGGACAAGTTCCCTAATATCACCAAGAGACTGAAGAGACCTGCTGTAGCACTTGTTTCGACGAATGGCCCATGGATCAC GTTCATGAAACTGAGGCTAGACCGAGTTTTACAAGAGAGCTATGAGGCTGACAGTCTAGAAGAAGCTTTGGCAAGTACTCCGGTTAATCTTGAGTTTGAAAAGCCGGAAACATGGACAGCACCATACCCGAAGTATGAATACGGGTGGTGGGAGTCTTTCTTGCCCCCTGGATCTCAGACGTCAAAGGTATGA
- the LOC107873610 gene encoding ER lumen protein-retaining receptor erd-2.2 yields the protein MGQKGVQKPLQKLFTWVRNQSNKVKTFLGVSTVLTLLVTLKLLIHEHNHFFVLAEFAHFVGILVLIYKLTTHKTCSGLSLKTQQLTATFLSVRLFCSLQIEGDIHTILDLVTLLATFWLIFMMKYKLKSTYMEDLDNMKKYIVIVPSLVIAVFIHPRTSYLIISILWAFAVYIEGVSVLPQLRLMQNVKIIEPFTALYVFALGVSRFFSCAHWIIKVYDTSGSYLSLSGGGFLWIPVIILAEIVQTFVLADFCYYYVKSVMQGQMMVRLPA from the exons atgggtCAGAAAGGAGTTCAAAAGCCATTACAGAAATTGTTTACATGGGTTAGAAATCAATCAAACAAAGTGAAGACATTCTTGGGTGTTTCCACTGTGTTGACTTTACTTGTCACACTAAAATTACTCATTCATGAACACAATCACTTCTTTGTGTTGGCTGAATTTGCTCATTTTGTTGGCATCTTGGTCTTGATCTACAAATTGACCACACACAAGACTTGCTCTG GCCTTTCATTGAAGACTCAACAGCTCACGGCAACATTTTTATCTGTTAGATTATTTTGTAGTCTTCAAATCGAAGGAGATATTCATACTATACTAGACCTTGTCACTCTTCTGGCAACATTTTGGCTTATATTTATGATGAAGTACAAGTTGAAGTCAACTTACATGGAAGATTTGGATAACATGAAGAAATATATTGTG ATAGTACCTTCTTTGGTGATAGCCGTCTTTATCCATCCTCGGACGAGTTATCTTATCATCAGTATACTTTGGGCTTTTGCTGTGTATATAGAAGGTGTCTCCGTGCTGCCTCAGCTTCGCTTGATGCAGAATGTCAag ATTATTGAGCCATTCACAGCTCTTTATGTGTTTGCGTTGGGCGTTTCAAGATTCTTCAGTTGTGCTCATTGGATCATTAAG GTATATGATACATCTGGTTCGTATCTGTCTTTGAGTGGAGGGGGCTTCTTGTGGATACCAGTGATCATCTTGGCAGAAATTGTTCAAACATTCGTTTTGGCCGATTTCTGTTATTATTACGTAAAGAG TGTTATGCAAGGTCAAATGATGGTTCGCCTTCCGGCATAG